In one Haloplanus salinus genomic region, the following are encoded:
- a CDS encoding GLUG motif-containing protein has translation MKSPHEKSVVSSKTTLTTRRTTLRTLAGLGALGALGAFATTPAAANTPNSTPPATGSGTAGDPYVITTVQELQWMENELSAHYLLDNDIDASDTVNWNGGEGFIPIGDSSTSFTGSFDGQGNTISGLTINRPTEDSVGLFGFALEASIRNVTLTGLTVTGRDGVGGLVGANQKGTVSDCSSSGQVTGDDFVGGLVGGNRGPVSESYASGTVTGNDNVGGLIGIHSELVSESYASGTVTGNDNVGGLAGWSIDGGVLRSYASGPVSGNSSVGGLIGWIAFGGVQRSYASGPVSGNSSVGGLVGENIGGNVGESYWDTEMTGQTTSADGGTGLTTAQMTGAAAATNMTGFAFGPTWVLTDSYPRLLWSLEALALTLAEDTILVDEDTQATVSLSFVDTTTETGTTVSTYVSSDTAVATIADDGVVSGNAQGEATLTASLGGLSDTATITVEEEDVFPDPIVLPDGTEVTPEDTDGDGLYEDLDGDGDVDGQDVSRLTRLENAYRRGKIELTDAQVAALDFNGDGQFTKADIDAYTAMYDL, from the coding sequence ATGAAATCACCACACGAAAAATCAGTTGTATCCTCGAAGACCACGTTGACCACCCGCCGCACCACGCTGCGGACCCTCGCCGGACTCGGCGCACTCGGCGCGCTCGGCGCCTTCGCCACGACGCCAGCCGCGGCGAACACGCCAAACTCGACCCCGCCTGCGACTGGCAGCGGGACCGCCGGAGACCCGTACGTCATCACGACGGTCCAGGAGTTACAGTGGATGGAGAACGAGCTTAGTGCGCACTATCTCCTCGACAACGACATCGACGCCAGCGACACGGTGAACTGGAACGGCGGTGAGGGATTCATTCCAATCGGCGACAGCAGCACCTCATTCACGGGCTCGTTCGACGGACAGGGCAACACCATTTCGGGGCTGACTATCAACCGGCCGACAGAGGACTCCGTCGGGTTGTTCGGGTTTGCATTAGAAGCGAGCATCAGAAACGTCACGCTCACTGGCCTCACCGTCACCGGCAGGGACGGGGTCGGCGGGCTCGTCGGCGCCAATCAAAAGGGGACGGTGAGTGACTGTTCGTCGAGTGGGCAAGTCACCGGCGACGACTTTGTCGGCGGGCTCGTCGGGGGAAACCGAGGACCGGTGAGTGAGTCCTACGCGAGCGGCACCGTCACCGGCAACGACAACGTCGGCGGGCTCATCGGCATCCATTCCGAACTGGTGAGTGAGTCCTACGCGAGCGGCACCGTCACCGGCAACGACAACGTCGGCGGGCTCGCCGGCTGGAGCATTGACGGAGGGGTGCTCAGGTCGTACGCGAGCGGACCCGTCTCCGGCAACTCCTCGGTCGGCGGGCTCATCGGCTGGATCGCCTTCGGGGGGGTGCAGAGGTCGTACGCGAGCGGACCCGTCTCCGGCAACTCCTCGGTCGGCGGGCTCGTCGGCGAAAATATCGGCGGGAACGTGGGTGAGTCGTACTGGGATACGGAGATGACGGGGCAGACCACCTCGGCTGACGGCGGAACCGGACTCACGACCGCCCAGATGACCGGCGCCGCCGCCGCGACCAACATGACCGGGTTCGCCTTCGGGCCCACGTGGGTGCTGACCGACTCGTACCCGCGCCTGCTGTGGAGTCTCGAGGCGCTCGCGCTGACGCTCGCCGAGGACACCATCCTCGTCGATGAAGACACCCAGGCGACGGTCAGCCTCTCGTTCGTCGATACCACCACCGAGACCGGGACCACCGTCTCTACGTACGTGAGTAGCGACACAGCCGTGGCGACCATCGCCGACGACGGCGTGGTCTCTGGGAACGCCCAGGGCGAGGCGACGCTGACGGCGAGCCTTGGCGGACTGAGCGACACCGCCACGATCACCGTTGAGGAGGAGGACGTATTCCCCGACCCGATCGTCCTGCCGGATGGGACAGAGGTGACCCCAGAAGACACCGACGGAGACGGGCTGTACGAGGACTTGGACGGTGACGGTGACGTCGACGGCCAGGACGTCTCGCGACTCACGCGTCTGGAGAACGCCTACCGACGGGGCAAGATCGAACTGACCGACGCGCAGGTCGCGGCGCTGGACTTCAACGGCGACGGTCAGTTCACCAAGGCCGACATCGACGCCTACACGGCTATGTACGACCTATAG
- a CDS encoding type II toxin-antitoxin system HicB family antitoxin, with protein sequence MARSTRDGDGHDGEIRLWQEDDWWVATDVETGVTTQGESRTAALENLDDAVALHDGERGRAPTDEELRAAGIDPADNTTGEREPPDVLD encoded by the coding sequence ATGGCCAGGTCGACTCGAGACGGCGACGGTCACGACGGCGAGATTCGTCTCTGGCAGGAGGACGACTGGTGGGTCGCAACGGACGTGGAAACGGGCGTCACGACACAGGGTGAGTCCAGAACGGCGGCGCTAGAGAACCTCGACGACGCAGTGGCGCTGCACGACGGTGAGCGTGGGCGCGCGCCGACCGACGAGGAACTCCGCGCCGCTGGGATCGACCCTGCCGACAACACCACGGGCGAGCGCGAACCGCCGGATGTCCTCGACTGA
- the hisH gene encoding imidazole glycerol phosphate synthase subunit HisH: protein MSLSRPPSEALADVVIVDYGLGNLRSATRGLERAGASVTITDDPDDFAAADGIVLPGVGAFREGMENAGPYREALADAVARGQPVFGICLGMQMLLTSSEEADHAGEGDVVGLDFVPGRNVRFDEGQKVPHMGWNDLTVERDHPLVSGVDAAAAPDRDGPGGGSVEGEYAYFVHSYYAVPDDDGAVVATTDHGRTFPAVIANDDGTVFGTQFHPEKSGETGLTILRNFVDVCYTQ from the coding sequence ATGAGCCTCTCCCGACCCCCGTCGGAGGCGCTTGCCGACGTGGTCATCGTCGACTACGGCCTCGGCAACCTCCGGTCGGCCACGCGCGGCCTCGAACGCGCCGGCGCGTCCGTCACCATCACCGACGACCCGGACGACTTCGCCGCCGCCGACGGCATCGTCCTGCCGGGCGTCGGGGCGTTCCGCGAGGGCATGGAGAACGCGGGGCCGTACCGCGAGGCCCTCGCCGACGCCGTCGCCCGCGGTCAGCCCGTCTTCGGCATCTGCCTCGGGATGCAGATGCTCCTCACGTCGAGCGAGGAGGCCGACCACGCCGGCGAGGGCGACGTCGTCGGCCTCGACTTCGTCCCCGGTCGCAACGTCCGCTTCGACGAGGGACAGAAGGTCCCCCACATGGGCTGGAACGACCTGACCGTCGAGCGCGATCACCCGCTCGTCTCGGGCGTCGACGCGGCGGCCGCGCCGGACCGCGACGGTCCCGGTGGAGGGTCCGTCGAGGGCGAGTACGCCTACTTCGTCCACTCCTACTACGCCGTCCCCGACGACGACGGGGCGGTCGTCGCCACGACGGACCACGGTCGAACCTTCCCTGCGGTTATCGCGAACGACGACGGGACCGTCTTCGGGACGCAGTTCCACCCCGAGAAGAGCGGCGAGACGGGACTGACGATCCTGCGGAACTTCGTCGACGTCTGTTACACACAGTGA
- a CDS encoding sensor histidine kinase → MNDRATAEPSSEYRALFEHVSDGLLVLDPESGAVRDANGRFVAMSGFDRDALTDARLDDLLVEGSRSEAPIQSLVDAADDGRTVEWRFRRRTGTPFWADLSASLADLCGEQCVLTTVRDVTERRRRREELGRFEELVEHVPTGIFRAPCDPDGTFLEANPTMVDLFDAESKVDLLSTPVADIYADGDDCRSFFDALAGRSVVTEKVELRTLTGDRFWGLVTVCRCENADGETYIDGAIKDVTETREYQQVLEEQNERLELLNRIVRHDIRNDMQLVQGMADLLDDVSGDGDQPHLETIRTRTKHVIELTDLMGELMDALVTESGENLEPTNLSFVLDREVREAESSYPDATIRTRGNVPLVEVMANDMLRSVFRNLLNNAVQHHDGDEPTVEVSADVEDEWVQVRIADDGPGIDPDRREAVFGRGEKGLGSEGTGLGLYLVYTLVDHYGGSVWIEDNEPRGSVFNVRLRLT, encoded by the coding sequence GTGAACGATCGGGCCACCGCCGAGCCCAGCTCGGAGTACCGCGCGCTCTTCGAGCACGTCTCAGACGGGCTCCTCGTCCTGGATCCGGAAAGCGGCGCCGTCCGCGACGCCAACGGTCGGTTCGTCGCGATGAGTGGCTTCGACCGTGATGCGCTTACCGACGCCCGGCTCGACGACCTGTTGGTCGAGGGGTCACGATCCGAGGCGCCGATCCAGTCGCTCGTCGACGCCGCGGACGACGGCCGGACCGTCGAGTGGCGCTTCCGCCGCCGTACGGGGACACCGTTCTGGGCCGACCTCTCCGCGTCGCTGGCCGACCTCTGTGGCGAGCAGTGCGTGCTGACGACCGTTCGGGACGTGACCGAGCGCCGACGCCGCCGGGAGGAGCTCGGCCGGTTCGAGGAACTGGTCGAACACGTCCCGACGGGCATCTTCCGGGCGCCGTGCGATCCGGACGGCACCTTCCTCGAAGCCAACCCGACCATGGTCGACCTGTTCGACGCGGAGTCGAAAGTCGACCTGCTGTCGACGCCCGTCGCCGACATCTACGCCGACGGGGACGACTGCCGATCCTTCTTCGACGCGCTGGCCGGGCGGAGCGTCGTGACCGAGAAGGTCGAACTCCGGACGCTGACCGGCGACCGGTTCTGGGGGCTGGTCACCGTCTGTCGTTGCGAGAACGCGGACGGGGAGACGTACATCGACGGGGCGATCAAGGACGTGACCGAGACGCGGGAGTACCAGCAGGTGCTGGAGGAGCAAAACGAGCGTCTCGAACTCCTCAACCGCATCGTCCGCCACGACATCCGCAACGATATGCAGCTCGTACAGGGGATGGCCGATCTACTCGACGACGTCTCCGGCGACGGTGACCAGCCACACCTAGAGACGATCCGAACGCGAACCAAACACGTCATCGAACTCACGGACCTGATGGGGGAGTTGATGGACGCGCTCGTCACCGAGTCGGGGGAGAACCTCGAACCGACGAACCTCTCGTTCGTCTTGGACCGGGAGGTCCGGGAGGCGGAATCGAGCTATCCGGACGCCACGATCAGAACGCGCGGGAACGTCCCGCTGGTCGAGGTGATGGCGAACGACATGCTCCGGTCGGTGTTCCGGAACCTTCTGAACAACGCCGTCCAGCACCACGACGGCGACGAACCCACTGTCGAGGTGTCCGCCGACGTCGAGGACGAGTGGGTGCAGGTCCGCATCGCCGACGACGGCCCGGGCATCGATCCGGACCGCCGCGAGGCCGTGTTCGGGAGAGGCGAAAAAGGGCTCGGCAGCGAGGGTACCGGTCTCGGGCTCTACCTGGTGTACACGCTCGTCGACCACTACGGCGGGTCGGTGTGGATCGAGGACAACGAACCGCGCGGGAGCGTCTTCAACGTCCGCCTTCGCCTCACCTGA
- the pheA gene encoding prephenate dehydratase gives MEAITLGPAGTYSHRAAGAVADEVIFSESVTAIVEAVADGEYRRGVVPIENSIEGSVTETLDALADYEVSVVEEIVTPIRHALIARSPEFDVVASHSQALAQCRSFLEAEYPDATLEAVASTARGVEHAREDASVAAIAHPDNAGDDLQVLAEDIQDRDSNATRFFAIAPADEGSDAGGKSTVVVNPNANYPGLLLELLEAFADRDINLSRVESRPTGDRLGDYLFHIDFEAGLYERHARDAVEDVEEIAADGWVRRLGSYDTRHVV, from the coding sequence ATGGAAGCCATCACGCTCGGTCCCGCGGGGACGTACTCCCATCGGGCCGCGGGGGCGGTCGCCGACGAGGTGATCTTCAGCGAGTCCGTGACCGCCATCGTCGAGGCAGTGGCGGACGGCGAGTACCGGCGCGGCGTCGTCCCCATCGAGAACAGCATCGAGGGGAGCGTCACGGAGACGCTCGACGCCCTCGCCGACTACGAGGTGAGCGTCGTCGAAGAGATCGTGACGCCGATCCGCCACGCGCTGATCGCACGGTCGCCGGAGTTCGACGTGGTTGCGAGCCACTCTCAGGCGCTCGCGCAGTGCCGATCCTTCCTCGAAGCCGAGTACCCCGACGCGACGCTAGAGGCGGTCGCCAGCACCGCTCGCGGCGTCGAACACGCTCGCGAGGACGCCTCGGTCGCCGCCATCGCCCACCCCGACAACGCCGGCGACGATCTGCAGGTGCTCGCGGAGGACATCCAGGACCGGGACTCGAACGCGACCCGGTTTTTCGCCATCGCGCCCGCCGACGAGGGGTCGGACGCCGGCGGCAAGTCGACGGTCGTGGTCAATCCGAACGCCAACTACCCCGGTCTCCTGCTCGAACTGCTGGAGGCCTTCGCGGACCGGGACATCAACCTCTCGCGCGTGGAGTCCCGGCCCACGGGCGACCGCCTCGGCGACTACCTCTTTCACATCGACTTCGAGGCCGGTCTCTACGAGCGCCACGCCCGCGACGCCGTCGAGGATGTGGAGGAGATCGCCGCCGACGGCTGGGTGCGTCGCCTCGGCTCCTACGACACCCGCCACGTCGTCTAA
- a CDS encoding Hsp20/alpha crystallin family protein: protein MQPNDYFSDFDDLFERMTGDRWGMFGRYNRAGDGDGGSDFAIDVAHHDGELVVTADVPGFEKSDFGISVDGDLLTIRADSEQSSDIDEDAYVRRERRHRSIRRTIRLPADVDGEGASASYRNGVLTVTIPVDADADVRHIDVE, encoded by the coding sequence ATGCAACCAAACGACTACTTCAGTGACTTCGACGACCTCTTCGAGCGCATGACCGGCGACCGATGGGGGATGTTCGGCCGCTACAACCGCGCCGGCGACGGCGACGGCGGCAGTGACTTCGCCATCGACGTGGCGCACCACGACGGCGAACTCGTCGTCACGGCGGACGTCCCCGGCTTCGAGAAGTCGGACTTCGGCATCTCCGTCGACGGCGACCTCCTGACGATTCGCGCCGACTCCGAGCAGTCGTCCGACATCGACGAGGACGCGTACGTTCGCCGCGAGCGTCGCCACCGTTCGATACGCCGTACTATCCGTCTGCCAGCCGACGTGGACGGCGAAGGTGCGTCCGCGAGCTACCGAAACGGCGTACTGACGGTGACGATTCCCGTCGACGCCGACGCCGACGTGCGCCACATCGACGTCGAGTAG
- a CDS encoding sensor histidine kinase, which produces MTGSSVPDEHIVKVPSPGRLAAVVVGGLGVAIVVVLAVEGGDTPWRSPVAAAPLGFAVLLLVAAAWLPSSDLDGRFALRVPLLTAVGMLVFGSFGAFVASDLLPGSTGARPTLVVLHFVSVGGAVGVLVGLFAAKQATTIRALRAREAALRRSRDEYLDLFDGIGDAVLVHDARGTIIAANDAASDRLGYGPDALVGRRIDEVEGDPEAVTDATPVRAPASTDGRLVYETVHTTADGGTVPVEVSARYVRYRGLPAVLSVARNITRRRASEDELARKRDQLRALNRVLRHDIRNDMQIVLGLGRLLEDHADEEGAEHLRTILDTGEHVVELIESSRDLARTVAGETGLPLEPVPLAETLRSEIDRRREAFGHATIELRDGVPDVNVRANDLLSSVFRNLLNNAVQHSDREAPTVEVTADTTRGDHTAIVRIADDGPGIDPDRREAVFGNGEKGLDSDGTGLGLYLVQSLVEQYGGSVWIEDNEPRGSVAVVELPIADA; this is translated from the coding sequence GTGACTGGCTCGTCGGTCCCCGACGAGCACATCGTGAAGGTACCGTCGCCCGGTCGGCTTGCCGCCGTCGTCGTCGGCGGGCTCGGTGTCGCGATAGTCGTGGTGTTGGCCGTCGAGGGCGGCGACACGCCGTGGCGCTCCCCGGTCGCCGCCGCTCCGCTCGGCTTCGCCGTCCTCCTGTTGGTCGCCGCCGCCTGGCTCCCCTCGAGCGACCTCGACGGCCGTTTCGCGCTTCGGGTGCCGCTGTTGACCGCCGTCGGGATGCTCGTGTTCGGCTCCTTCGGCGCCTTCGTGGCCTCCGACCTCCTCCCCGGCTCGACCGGGGCTCGGCCGACGCTGGTCGTGTTGCACTTCGTCAGCGTCGGCGGCGCCGTCGGCGTCCTCGTCGGCTTGTTCGCCGCGAAGCAGGCGACCACGATCCGGGCGCTGCGTGCCCGCGAGGCCGCGCTCCGCCGCTCCCGGGACGAGTATCTGGATCTCTTCGACGGCATCGGCGACGCGGTCCTCGTCCACGACGCCCGGGGCACGATCATCGCCGCCAACGACGCCGCGTCCGACCGACTGGGCTACGGTCCCGACGCGCTCGTCGGCCGCCGGATCGACGAGGTGGAGGGCGACCCCGAGGCGGTCACCGACGCGACGCCCGTCCGCGCGCCCGCCTCGACCGACGGCCGCCTCGTCTACGAGACGGTTCACACGACCGCCGACGGCGGGACGGTCCCGGTCGAGGTGAGCGCCCGATACGTCCGCTACCGGGGGTTGCCGGCGGTGCTGTCGGTCGCCCGTAATATCACGCGGCGCCGCGCCTCCGAGGACGAACTCGCGCGCAAGCGTGACCAGCTCCGCGCGCTCAATCGGGTCCTCCGTCACGACATCCGCAACGACATGCAGATCGTGCTCGGCTTGGGACGGCTGCTCGAGGACCACGCCGACGAGGAGGGTGCGGAGCACCTCCGGACGATCCTCGACACCGGCGAACACGTCGTCGAACTCATCGAGAGTTCACGCGACCTCGCACGGACGGTCGCCGGCGAGACCGGACTTCCGCTGGAACCCGTCCCCCTCGCCGAGACGCTCCGATCCGAGATCGACCGCCGACGAGAAGCGTTCGGCCACGCGACGATCGAACTTCGGGACGGCGTTCCCGACGTGAACGTGCGGGCGAACGATCTCCTGTCGTCGGTGTTTCGGAACCTCCTGAACAACGCCGTCCAGCACAGCGACCGGGAGGCGCCGACGGTGGAAGTCACCGCCGACACGACGCGGGGTGATCACACGGCCATCGTCCGCATCGCCGACGACGGCCCGGGCATCGATCCGGACCGCCGCGAGGCCGTGTTCGGGAACGGGGAGAAAGGGCTCGACAGCGATGGCACCGGCCTCGGACTCTACCTCGTCCAGTCGCTGGTCGAGCAGTACGGCGGGTCGGTGTGGATCGAGGACAACGAACCGCGCGGGAGCGTCGCCGTCGTCGAACTGCCGATCGCGGACGCGTGA
- the leuS gene encoding leucine--tRNA ligase has product MDYDPQAIEERWRERWAETGRYEADPDGEGGDEATFITVPYPYPSGGMHIGHARTYTVPDVYARYRRQQGDNVLFPIAWHVTGTPIIGAVERLKKGEEEQLSVLRDTYEVPEETLQDLETPMGYAHYFIEEHYKRGMKSLGLSIDWRREFTTNDERYSKFVTWQYETLRDRNRLEKGLHPVKYCTNEEQPVTTHDLLEGEEAEYQEYTLIRFGLDDAVIPMATLRPETVRGVTNAYVDPEGTYARATVDGEEWLVSEAATEKLRLQAHDVAVAETFPGADLVGRSVTNPVTGDEVPILPATFVDPDNATGVVMSVPAHSPDDYLALQEAKADGARMERYGVDPAVVDRIEPVPILDVEGYGEVPAKDAVESAGVESSNDPELEAVTKELYNREFHAGRLHDAYGEFAGEVIEDVRETYREQGVEAGYFGTMYEFSEEVICRCGGDVEVAEQDTWFLRYNDADWKERTKRVVENMECIPENTRDEYDHTIDWLNEWPCIRNYGLGTRLPWDDDFVIEPLSDSTIYMAYYTVAPRLREIPVEDLDRDFFDALFYGPEAVEDPDPRALDLREEWLHWYPVDYRFSANDLISNHLTFYLFHHAELFEEPQWPAGIVIMGMGLLEGEKMSSSKGHVVLPGEAIDRYGADTVRFFLLNSAEPWQDYDWRAGQVESVRNQLERFWNRATELVPDEPGSTLGDDPETQALADIDRWLLSKLQGTIRDVTEAMENSETRTASQAAFYGFEESLRWYRRRTDRSRAAAQWTLRRALETRLRLLAPFVPFLANELHEELTGTPAEDAPWPEVDPGVERPTVEVQERQVERLTEDINDIVEVTGTDPDRIRVYVAADWKRRAFDAVVEAGPDVGAAMGEAMSDPALRERGNAVNDLVGDLVELVRDRDDKTVDVLAELDELAVYEAAVPFLEREFGAEVTVYAEDADPPDPGDRAESAVPFRPAIHLE; this is encoded by the coding sequence ATGGACTACGACCCGCAGGCCATCGAGGAGCGCTGGCGGGAGCGCTGGGCGGAGACGGGCCGATACGAGGCCGACCCCGACGGCGAGGGCGGCGACGAGGCCACGTTCATCACCGTCCCGTACCCCTACCCGAGCGGCGGGATGCACATCGGTCACGCCCGGACGTACACCGTGCCGGACGTGTACGCCCGCTACCGGCGCCAGCAGGGCGACAACGTGCTCTTTCCCATCGCGTGGCACGTCACCGGGACGCCGATCATCGGCGCCGTCGAACGCCTGAAAAAAGGCGAGGAGGAACAGCTCTCGGTGCTCCGGGACACCTACGAGGTGCCCGAGGAGACCCTACAGGATCTGGAGACGCCGATGGGCTACGCCCACTACTTCATCGAGGAACATTACAAGCGTGGGATGAAGTCGCTGGGGCTATCGATCGACTGGCGCCGCGAGTTCACCACGAACGACGAGCGCTACTCGAAGTTCGTCACCTGGCAGTACGAAACCCTGCGGGACCGGAATCGGCTCGAGAAGGGCCTCCACCCCGTCAAATACTGCACGAACGAGGAGCAGCCGGTCACGACCCACGACCTGCTGGAAGGGGAGGAGGCGGAGTACCAGGAGTACACCCTGATCAGATTCGGCCTCGACGACGCGGTGATTCCGATGGCGACGCTCCGCCCCGAGACGGTCCGCGGGGTGACCAACGCCTACGTCGACCCCGAGGGCACGTACGCCCGCGCGACCGTCGACGGGGAGGAGTGGCTCGTCTCTGAGGCGGCGACGGAGAAGCTCCGCCTGCAGGCCCACGACGTGGCCGTCGCGGAGACGTTCCCGGGCGCCGACCTCGTGGGACGGTCGGTCACCAACCCCGTCACCGGCGACGAGGTGCCGATCCTGCCCGCGACGTTCGTCGACCCGGACAACGCCACCGGCGTCGTCATGTCCGTCCCGGCCCACTCCCCGGACGACTACCTCGCCTTACAGGAGGCGAAAGCCGACGGCGCACGGATGGAGCGGTACGGCGTCGACCCCGCGGTCGTCGACCGGATCGAACCGGTGCCCATCCTCGACGTCGAGGGCTACGGCGAGGTGCCGGCGAAAGACGCCGTCGAGTCGGCCGGCGTCGAATCCTCGAACGACCCCGAACTGGAGGCCGTGACCAAGGAACTGTACAACCGCGAGTTCCACGCGGGTCGCCTCCACGACGCGTACGGCGAGTTCGCCGGCGAGGTCATCGAGGACGTGCGCGAGACCTACCGCGAGCAGGGGGTCGAGGCGGGCTACTTCGGGACCATGTACGAGTTCTCGGAGGAGGTGATCTGTCGCTGTGGCGGCGACGTCGAGGTGGCCGAACAGGACACCTGGTTCCTCCGGTACAACGACGCGGATTGGAAGGAACGGACGAAACGCGTCGTCGAGAACATGGAGTGTATCCCGGAGAACACCCGCGACGAGTACGACCACACCATCGACTGGCTGAACGAGTGGCCCTGTATCCGCAACTACGGACTGGGGACCCGCCTGCCGTGGGACGACGACTTCGTCATCGAGCCGCTCTCGGACTCGACCATCTACATGGCGTACTACACGGTCGCGCCCCGCCTGCGCGAGATTCCGGTCGAGGACCTGGATCGCGACTTCTTCGACGCGCTCTTTTACGGACCCGAGGCCGTCGAGGACCCCGACCCGCGGGCGCTGGACCTCCGCGAGGAGTGGCTCCACTGGTACCCCGTCGACTACCGCTTCTCCGCGAACGACCTCATCTCCAACCACCTCACGTTCTATCTGTTCCACCACGCGGAACTGTTCGAGGAGCCACAGTGGCCCGCGGGCATCGTCATCATGGGGATGGGCCTGCTGGAAGGGGAGAAGATGTCCTCCTCGAAGGGCCACGTCGTCCTGCCGGGCGAGGCCATCGACCGGTACGGCGCCGACACCGTTCGCTTCTTCCTGCTCAACTCCGCGGAGCCGTGGCAGGACTACGACTGGCGGGCGGGACAGGTCGAGAGCGTCCGCAACCAGCTGGAGCGGTTCTGGAACCGCGCGACGGAGCTGGTACCCGACGAGCCGGGGTCGACCCTCGGCGACGACCCCGAGACGCAGGCTCTCGCCGACATCGACCGGTGGCTGCTCTCGAAGCTACAGGGCACGATTCGTGACGTGACCGAGGCGATGGAGAACTCCGAGACCCGCACCGCGAGTCAGGCCGCCTTCTACGGCTTCGAGGAGTCGCTCCGGTGGTACCGCCGCCGGACCGACCGGAGTCGAGCGGCCGCACAGTGGACGCTCCGGCGCGCCCTGGAGACGCGGCTGCGCCTGCTCGCCCCGTTCGTTCCCTTCCTCGCCAACGAACTCCACGAGGAGTTGACGGGGACGCCCGCGGAGGACGCCCCGTGGCCCGAGGTCGATCCCGGCGTGGAGCGCCCGACGGTCGAGGTACAGGAACGGCAGGTCGAGCGCCTCACGGAGGATATAAACGACATCGTCGAGGTGACGGGGACGGACCCGGATCGGATCCGGGTGTACGTCGCCGCGGACTGGAAGCGCCGGGCGTTCGACGCCGTCGTCGAGGCCGGCCCGGACGTCGGTGCGGCGATGGGCGAGGCGATGAGCGACCCCGCCCTGCGGGAACGCGGCAACGCGGTGAACGACCTCGTCGGCGACCTGGTCGAACTCGTACGCGACCGCGACGACAAAACGGTCGACGTCCTCGCCGAGTTGGACGAACTGGCCGTCTACGAGGCGGCCGTGCCGTTCCTCGAACGCGAGTTCGGCGCCGAAGTGACGGTGTACGCGGAGGACGCCGATCCGCCGGACCCCGGCGACCGCGCGGAGAGTGCGGTGCCCTTCCGGCCGGCCATCCACCTCGAATAG
- a CDS encoding DUF7535 family protein: MSDADTAADEPTADPVYRTLGKPFRARADAEMDAVGWTIFLGMVILFIPLLPLIVLVWLITKLLDAVAPTRD; this comes from the coding sequence ATGAGCGACGCCGACACAGCGGCCGACGAGCCGACCGCCGACCCAGTCTACCGAACCCTCGGAAAGCCGTTTCGCGCCCGAGCGGACGCCGAAATGGACGCCGTCGGATGGACCATCTTCCTCGGCATGGTGATTCTTTTCATCCCCCTCCTACCGCTCATCGTGCTGGTCTGGCTGATAACGAAACTCCTCGACGCCGTGGCGCCGACGCGGGACTGA